From the genome of Spinacia oleracea cultivar Varoflay chromosome 2, BTI_SOV_V1, whole genome shotgun sequence, one region includes:
- the LOC110791252 gene encoding uncharacterized protein isoform X2 yields MGGHEGWPQPSGLHPNGLLPNESYSAIRVLDSEGWSKAEERIAELIACIQPNQPSEERRNAVADYVQRLITRCFPCQVFTFGSVPLKTYLPDGDIDLTAFSNNQSLKETWAIQVRDILESEEKNENAEFHVKEVQYIQAEVKLIKCLVENIVVDISFDQLGGLCTLCFLEEVDHLINQNHLFKRSIILIKAWCYYESRILGAHHGLISTYALETLVLYIFHVFNNTFTGPLEVLYRFLEFFSNFDWDNFCVSLWGPVPISSLPDVTAEPPRKDSGELLLSKLFLDACSSVYAVFPEGQENQGQPFISKHFNVIDPLRVNNNLGRSVSKGNFYRIRSAFAFGAKRLARLLDCSEENIVFELNQFFMNTWERHGSGVRPDAPSSDLWPLLNNPDNRSNNQDNASSSKNSNNNASIREIVTEMPQINRPLSSQLASYPLESTSKSNGVLAVSCAQGQKGSENPNGSRIAEQVEKSNSAQSVRIDRNKKSMKPDNLLNEVQGKYLFARTRSSPELTDAYYDVSSSRGRRSKPTESGRCQVASSKMDSNRRKNTASEIVSTQSTLSSSDDLLPGRPNSSHHVIDVAADSISNSNSYVDESGTGIVSEDNSSIVGAQGMHQEEQDLVNMMASSSLHNFGGQVPMPLNLASSHNFGGQVPIPIPQSVLASMGYGQRGMAGMFPANIPLINPHWAANLQFQQGLISSPLTRYFPGVGLPTNSEDLIEQADESFGSVDIARQSADTDYWHERDVTSSGRFVQDDGSLETLHADDRQPSTSGNSSFVPSSRIASSGSTFKVQPQMIKELRTSMKDDYVEKFQRQDNRENEVYSVDRVSSARFSSASQAGSAKTSSESSWDGSSARVSKAGREKRGRKTVASAAVPSNVHGKDKSIYENSTAELDDETRDWNIVSTKGIDIDERRTASQHASTLHAPRNHLPGFEAAQTSGSDSVMPIAPMLLGPASRQITFYPTGPPVPFFTMLHFPPEAGNSDPSSYPLHAEVGSDNVDSEPNTGLSAGPDVLSTYNSTKRTIAAEPSIEPKSDILNSDFASHWQNLQFGRFCQSPRFPAPVVCPSPVPPMYLQGRFPWDNPGRPLAADPNLLSQFMSYGPHVVPAAPVQTVSSGPSNVYQHYNDELPRYRSGTGTYLPNPASVRDRHSSGARRNSYNYDRSDQGDREGNWNAAKAKAAGRSHNRSQAEKSRIDRVAASEGRADRPWSNYRHDHIPSYQAQNGPSGPNSSQSSSVNVGYGMYQFPGLNPSGNGSRVVMVYPYDHNSGYVSPGEQLEFGSLGPMSSSSVGTNDALQSIDGTRLRRAFEDQRFHGTSAQQSSSPDQPLSPHFQRSLAQRKYQLKDEEDFPPLVFQNPGQDGGRICKQQKHSLHHTLMFAQQA; encoded by the exons ATGGGTGGGCATGAGGGATGGCCACAACCGAGTGGGCTACATCCGAACGGACTGTTACCCAATGAATCCTATTCGGCTATTCGTGTTCTTGATTCAGAAGGATGGTCGAAAGCTGAGGAGAGAATTGCAGAGCTTATTGCCTGCATTCAGCCGAACCAGCCATCCGAAGAGAGACGAAATGCCGTTGCAGATTACGTGCAGCGGTTGATCACAAGATGCTTCCCTTGTCAG GTTTTCACTTTTGGGTCTGTTCCTTTGAAGACGTATTTGCCGGATGGGGACATTGACTTGACAGCATTTAGTAATAACCAGTCTCTTAAAGAGACGTGGGCTATTCAAGTGCGTGATATATTAGAAAGTGAAGAGAAGAATGAAAATGCTGAATTTCATGTGAAAGAGGTGCAGTATATTCAGGCAGAA GTCAAATTAATAAAGTGTCTTGTGGAAAATATTGTTGTGGACATATCATTTGATCAGTTGGGTGGGTTATGCACCCTGTGTTTCCTTGAGGAG GTTGACCATTTGATTAATCAGAACCACCTGTTTAAGCGTAGCATTATATTGATCAAAGCCTGGTGCTACTACGAGAGTCGCATATTAGGTGCTCATCATGGGCTTATTTCAACTTATGCCTTGGAGACCTTGGTTCTTTACATATTTCATGTTTTCAATAATACTTTCACGGGACCTTTAGAG GTTCTTTATAGGTTTTTGGAATTCTTTAGTAATTTTGATTGGGATAATTTTTGCGTCAGCTTATGGGGTCCTGTACCCATTAGCTCACTTCCTGATGTAACTG CGGAGCCTCCTCGCAAAGATAGTGGAGAATTGCTGTTAAGTAAATTGTTTCTTGATGCTTGTAGTTCTGTATATGCTGTCTTCCCTGAAGGCCAAGAAAATCAGGGGCAACCCTTTATATCGAAGCATTTCAATGTCATTGATCCTTTGCGTGTGAACAATAACCTCGGAAGAAGTGTCAGTAAAG GTAACTTTTACAGAATTCGAAGTGCTTTTGCGTTTGGGGCAAAGAGGCTAGCCAGACTACTAGACTGTTCTGAAGAGAACATTGTTTTTGAGTTAAACCAGTTCTTTATGAACACATGGGAGAGGCATGGTAGCGGTGTCCGTCCTGATGCCCCTAGTAGTGACTTGTGGCCCTTGTTGAATAATCCAGATAATCGATCAAACAATCAAGATAATGCCTCAAGTAGCAAGAATTCAAATAATAATGCATCTATTCGAGAAATTGTGACTGAGATGCCTCAGATTAATCGGCCTCTATCTTCTCAACTTGCTAGTTATCCCTTGGAAAGCACTTCCAAAAGCAATGGTGTTCTTGCCGTTTCTTGTGCACAGGGTCAGAAAGGTTCCGAGAATCCGAATGGCTCAAGGATAGCAGAGCAGGTTGAAAAAAGCAATTCTGCTCAGAGTGTACGAATCGATAGAAATAAAAAAAGCATGAAACCTGATAACTTGCTCAATGAAGTACAGGGGAAGTATCTTTTTGCCCGGACACGGTCAAGTCCTGAACTCACTGATGCATATTATGACGTCTCTTCTTCAAGAGGGAGGCGTAGTAAACCTACTGAAAGTGGGAGATGTCAGGTTGCTTCGTCAAAGATGGATAGCAATCGAAGGAAAAACACAGCTTCTGAAATCGTGTCAACTCAAAGTACTTTATCCTCATCAGACGATCTCTTACCTGGGAGGCCCAATTCATCTCATCATGTTATAGATGTTGCTGCTGATTCAATCAGTAATTCAAATAGCTATGTTGATGAGTCTGGAACTGGCATTGTTAGTGAGGATAACTCTTCCATAGTGGGAGCACAAGGGATGCATCAAGAGGAGCAAGATCTTGTAAATATGATGGCGTCCTCCTCTTTACATAATTTTGGTGGACAGGTACCTATGCCACTGAATTTGGCATCGAGTCATAATTTTGGTGGACAGGTACCTATACCAATACCCCAATCAGTGCTTGCTTCTATGGGATATGGTCAGAGAGGCATGGCTGGGATGTTCCCTGCTAATATTCCCTTGATTAATCCTCACTGGGCTGCAAACCTGCAGTTTCAGCAAGGTTTGATTTCATCTCCGTTAACTCGATATTTCCCAGGAGTTGGGTTGCCTACAAATTCTGAGGATTTAATTGAACAAGCTGATGAAAGTTTTGGTTCTGTGGATATTGCTCGACAAAGTGCTGATACTGATTATTGGCATGAGCGAGATGTGACTTCGAGTGGAAGGTTTGTCCAAGATGATGGAAGTTTAGAGACGCTCCATGCAGATGACAGACAGCCTTCAACTTCTGGTAATTCCAGCTTTGTTCCCTCGTCTCGTATAGCTAGTTCTGGCAGTACATTTAAAGTACAGCCACAAATGATCAAGGAGCTTCGAACATCAATGAAAGATGATTATGTGGAAAAATTCCAGCGCCAAGATAACCGAGAAAATGAAGTTTACTCAGTTGATAGAGTTTCGAGTGCTAGGTTCTCTTCTGCTTCTCAGGCTGGTTCCGCGAAGACATCATCTGAGAGTTCCTGGGACGGATCATCTGCAAGAGTGTCAAAGGCAGGCAGGGAAAAGCGAGGGAGGAAAACAGTTGCTTCAGCTGCAGTACCTTCTAATGTTCATGGAAAAGATAAAAGTATCTACGAAAATTCGACTGCTGAGTTAGATGATGAGACTAGAGATTGGAACATCGTGTCCACAAAAGGGATAGATATTGATGAAAGAAGAACAGCTTCTCAACATGCATCCACTCTGCATGCCCCTAGAAATCACTTGCCTGGTTTTGAAGCTGCACAAACGAGTGGATCTGATTCAGTCATGCCTATTGCTCCTATGCTTTTAGGTCCTGCCTCGCGGCAAATCACATTCTATCCCACTGGACCACCAGTACCTTTCTTTACAATGCTTCATTTCCCTCCCGAGGCTGGAAATTCTGATCCATCAAGTTATCCTCTGCACGCAGAGGTGGGCTCAGATAATGTTGATTCCGAGCCAAACACCGGTTTGTCTGCTGGGCCTGATGTTTTGAGTACCTATAATTCCACGAAGAGAACAATTGCAGCAGAGCCATCGATAGAACCAAAGTCAGATATTCTTAACAGCGACTTCGCTAGCCATTGGCAAAATCTGCAATTTGGACGGTTTTGCCAGAGCCCACGGTTTCCTGCACCAGTTGTTTGTCCCTCCCCTGTACCTCCTATGTACTTACAGGGTCGCTTTCCTTGGGATAATCCGGGAAGACCTCTTGCAGCTGACCCAAACCTTTTATCTCAGTTTATGAGTTATGGTCCTCACGTTGTGCCTGCTGCTCCTGTTCAGACAGTGTCCAGTGGACCCTCTAATGTCTACCAACACTATAATGATGAACTACCAAGATATCGAAGTGGAACTGGAACCTATCTACCGAATCCT GCTTCTGTTAGAGATCGGCATTCTTCTGGAGCGAGAAGAAACAGTTACAACTATGATAGAAGTGATCAAGGTGACAGAGAAGGAAACTGGAATGCTGCAAAAGCAAAAGCTGCAGGGCGTAGTCACAACCGTAGCCAAGCCGAGAAGTCGAGGATTGATCGAGTGGCAGCCAGTGAGGGTCGGGCCGACAGACCTTGGTCTAACTACAGGCATGACCATATACCTTCGTATCAGGCTCAGAATGGCCCGTCAGGGCCTAACTCGTCCCAGAGCAGCTCAGTGAACGTGGGTTATGGGATGTACCAGTTTCCGGGCCTGAACCCGAGTGGGAATGGATCCAGGGTTGTGATGGTATATCCATATGATCACAACTCCGGGTATGTATCGCCCGGGGAGCAGCTTGAGTTTGGTTCTCTTGGTCCCATGAGTAGTAGTAGTGTTGGCACAAATGATGCATTGCAATCCATTGATGGAACTCGGTTGAGGAGAGCATTTGAGGATCAAAGATTTCATGGAACCTCTGCACAACAGTCTTCTTCGCCAGATCAACCATTGTCCCCTCACTTCCAAAG ATCATTGGCCCAAAGGAAGTACCAGCTGAAAGATGAAGAAGACTTTCCACCGTTGGTGTTCCAAAATCCAGGACAAGATGGTGGGAGGATCTGTAAACAACAGAAACACTCCCTTCATCACACTCTGATGTTTGCACAACAAGCATAG
- the LOC110791252 gene encoding uncharacterized protein isoform X3, with amino-acid sequence MGGHEGWPQPSGLHPNGLLPNESYSAIRVLDSEGWSKAEERIAELIACIQPNQPSEERRNAVADYVQRLITRCFPCQVFTFGSVPLKTYLPDGDIDLTAFSNNQSLKETWAIQVRDILESEEKNENAEFHVKEVQYIQAEVKLIKCLVENIVVDISFDQLGGLCTLCFLEEVDHLINQNHLFKRSIILIKAWCYYESRILGAHHGLISTYALETLVLYIFHVFNNTFTGPLEVLYRFLEFFSNFDWDNFCVSLWGPVPISSLPDVTAEPPRKDSGELLLSKLFLDACSSVYAVFPEGQENQGQPFISKHFNVIDPLRVNNNLGRSVSKGNFYRIRSAFAFGAKRLARLLDCSEENIVFELNQFFMNTWERHGSGVRPDAPSSDLWPLLNNPDNRSNNQDNASSSKNSNNNASIREIVTEMPQINRPLSSQLASYPLESTSKSNGVLAVSCAQGQKGSENPNGSRIAEQVEKSNSAQSVRIDRNKKSMKPDNLLNEVQGKYLFARTRSSPELTDAYYDVSSSRGRRSKPTESGRCQVASSKMDSNRRKNTASEIVSTQSTLSSSDDLLPGRPNSSHHVIDVAADSISNSNSYVDESGTGIVSEDNSSIVGAQGMHQEEQDLVNMMASSSLHNFGGQVPMPLNLASSHNFGGQVPIPIPQSVLASMGYGQRGMAGMFPANIPLINPHWAANLQFQQGLISSPLTRYFPGVGLPTNSEDLIEQADESFGSVDIARQSADTDYWHERDVTSSGRFVQDDGSLETLHADDRQPSTSGNSSFVPSSRIASSGSTFKVQPQMIKELRTSMKDDYVEKFQRQDNRENEVYSVDRVSSARFSSASQAGSAKTSSESSWDGSSARVSKAGREKRGRKTVASAAVPSNVHGKDKSIYENSTAELDDETRDWNIVSTKGIDIDERRTASQHASTLHAPRNHLPGFEAAQTSGSDSVMPIAPMLLGPASRQITFYPTGPPVPFFTMLHFPPEAGNSDPSSYPLHAEVGSDNVDSEPNTGLSAGPDVLSTYNSTKRTIAAEPSIEPKSDILNSDFASHWQNLQFGRFCQSPRFPAPVVCPSPVPPMYLQGRFPWDNPGRPLAADPNLLSQFMSYGPHVVPAAPVQTVSSGPSNVYQHYNDELPRYRSGTGTYLPNPKASVRDRHSSGARRNSYNYDRSDQGDREGNWNAAKAKAAGRSHNRSQAEKSRIDRVAASEGRADRPWSNYRHDHIPSYQAQNGPSGPNSSQSSSVNVGYGMYQFPGLNPSGNGSRVVMVYPYDHNSGYVSPGEQLEFGSLGPMSSSSVGTNDALQSIDGTRLRRAFEDQRFHGTSAQQSSSPDQPLSPHFQRRI; translated from the exons ATGGGTGGGCATGAGGGATGGCCACAACCGAGTGGGCTACATCCGAACGGACTGTTACCCAATGAATCCTATTCGGCTATTCGTGTTCTTGATTCAGAAGGATGGTCGAAAGCTGAGGAGAGAATTGCAGAGCTTATTGCCTGCATTCAGCCGAACCAGCCATCCGAAGAGAGACGAAATGCCGTTGCAGATTACGTGCAGCGGTTGATCACAAGATGCTTCCCTTGTCAG GTTTTCACTTTTGGGTCTGTTCCTTTGAAGACGTATTTGCCGGATGGGGACATTGACTTGACAGCATTTAGTAATAACCAGTCTCTTAAAGAGACGTGGGCTATTCAAGTGCGTGATATATTAGAAAGTGAAGAGAAGAATGAAAATGCTGAATTTCATGTGAAAGAGGTGCAGTATATTCAGGCAGAA GTCAAATTAATAAAGTGTCTTGTGGAAAATATTGTTGTGGACATATCATTTGATCAGTTGGGTGGGTTATGCACCCTGTGTTTCCTTGAGGAG GTTGACCATTTGATTAATCAGAACCACCTGTTTAAGCGTAGCATTATATTGATCAAAGCCTGGTGCTACTACGAGAGTCGCATATTAGGTGCTCATCATGGGCTTATTTCAACTTATGCCTTGGAGACCTTGGTTCTTTACATATTTCATGTTTTCAATAATACTTTCACGGGACCTTTAGAG GTTCTTTATAGGTTTTTGGAATTCTTTAGTAATTTTGATTGGGATAATTTTTGCGTCAGCTTATGGGGTCCTGTACCCATTAGCTCACTTCCTGATGTAACTG CGGAGCCTCCTCGCAAAGATAGTGGAGAATTGCTGTTAAGTAAATTGTTTCTTGATGCTTGTAGTTCTGTATATGCTGTCTTCCCTGAAGGCCAAGAAAATCAGGGGCAACCCTTTATATCGAAGCATTTCAATGTCATTGATCCTTTGCGTGTGAACAATAACCTCGGAAGAAGTGTCAGTAAAG GTAACTTTTACAGAATTCGAAGTGCTTTTGCGTTTGGGGCAAAGAGGCTAGCCAGACTACTAGACTGTTCTGAAGAGAACATTGTTTTTGAGTTAAACCAGTTCTTTATGAACACATGGGAGAGGCATGGTAGCGGTGTCCGTCCTGATGCCCCTAGTAGTGACTTGTGGCCCTTGTTGAATAATCCAGATAATCGATCAAACAATCAAGATAATGCCTCAAGTAGCAAGAATTCAAATAATAATGCATCTATTCGAGAAATTGTGACTGAGATGCCTCAGATTAATCGGCCTCTATCTTCTCAACTTGCTAGTTATCCCTTGGAAAGCACTTCCAAAAGCAATGGTGTTCTTGCCGTTTCTTGTGCACAGGGTCAGAAAGGTTCCGAGAATCCGAATGGCTCAAGGATAGCAGAGCAGGTTGAAAAAAGCAATTCTGCTCAGAGTGTACGAATCGATAGAAATAAAAAAAGCATGAAACCTGATAACTTGCTCAATGAAGTACAGGGGAAGTATCTTTTTGCCCGGACACGGTCAAGTCCTGAACTCACTGATGCATATTATGACGTCTCTTCTTCAAGAGGGAGGCGTAGTAAACCTACTGAAAGTGGGAGATGTCAGGTTGCTTCGTCAAAGATGGATAGCAATCGAAGGAAAAACACAGCTTCTGAAATCGTGTCAACTCAAAGTACTTTATCCTCATCAGACGATCTCTTACCTGGGAGGCCCAATTCATCTCATCATGTTATAGATGTTGCTGCTGATTCAATCAGTAATTCAAATAGCTATGTTGATGAGTCTGGAACTGGCATTGTTAGTGAGGATAACTCTTCCATAGTGGGAGCACAAGGGATGCATCAAGAGGAGCAAGATCTTGTAAATATGATGGCGTCCTCCTCTTTACATAATTTTGGTGGACAGGTACCTATGCCACTGAATTTGGCATCGAGTCATAATTTTGGTGGACAGGTACCTATACCAATACCCCAATCAGTGCTTGCTTCTATGGGATATGGTCAGAGAGGCATGGCTGGGATGTTCCCTGCTAATATTCCCTTGATTAATCCTCACTGGGCTGCAAACCTGCAGTTTCAGCAAGGTTTGATTTCATCTCCGTTAACTCGATATTTCCCAGGAGTTGGGTTGCCTACAAATTCTGAGGATTTAATTGAACAAGCTGATGAAAGTTTTGGTTCTGTGGATATTGCTCGACAAAGTGCTGATACTGATTATTGGCATGAGCGAGATGTGACTTCGAGTGGAAGGTTTGTCCAAGATGATGGAAGTTTAGAGACGCTCCATGCAGATGACAGACAGCCTTCAACTTCTGGTAATTCCAGCTTTGTTCCCTCGTCTCGTATAGCTAGTTCTGGCAGTACATTTAAAGTACAGCCACAAATGATCAAGGAGCTTCGAACATCAATGAAAGATGATTATGTGGAAAAATTCCAGCGCCAAGATAACCGAGAAAATGAAGTTTACTCAGTTGATAGAGTTTCGAGTGCTAGGTTCTCTTCTGCTTCTCAGGCTGGTTCCGCGAAGACATCATCTGAGAGTTCCTGGGACGGATCATCTGCAAGAGTGTCAAAGGCAGGCAGGGAAAAGCGAGGGAGGAAAACAGTTGCTTCAGCTGCAGTACCTTCTAATGTTCATGGAAAAGATAAAAGTATCTACGAAAATTCGACTGCTGAGTTAGATGATGAGACTAGAGATTGGAACATCGTGTCCACAAAAGGGATAGATATTGATGAAAGAAGAACAGCTTCTCAACATGCATCCACTCTGCATGCCCCTAGAAATCACTTGCCTGGTTTTGAAGCTGCACAAACGAGTGGATCTGATTCAGTCATGCCTATTGCTCCTATGCTTTTAGGTCCTGCCTCGCGGCAAATCACATTCTATCCCACTGGACCACCAGTACCTTTCTTTACAATGCTTCATTTCCCTCCCGAGGCTGGAAATTCTGATCCATCAAGTTATCCTCTGCACGCAGAGGTGGGCTCAGATAATGTTGATTCCGAGCCAAACACCGGTTTGTCTGCTGGGCCTGATGTTTTGAGTACCTATAATTCCACGAAGAGAACAATTGCAGCAGAGCCATCGATAGAACCAAAGTCAGATATTCTTAACAGCGACTTCGCTAGCCATTGGCAAAATCTGCAATTTGGACGGTTTTGCCAGAGCCCACGGTTTCCTGCACCAGTTGTTTGTCCCTCCCCTGTACCTCCTATGTACTTACAGGGTCGCTTTCCTTGGGATAATCCGGGAAGACCTCTTGCAGCTGACCCAAACCTTTTATCTCAGTTTATGAGTTATGGTCCTCACGTTGTGCCTGCTGCTCCTGTTCAGACAGTGTCCAGTGGACCCTCTAATGTCTACCAACACTATAATGATGAACTACCAAGATATCGAAGTGGAACTGGAACCTATCTACCGAATCCT AAGGCTTCTGTTAGAGATCGGCATTCTTCTGGAGCGAGAAGAAACAGTTACAACTATGATAGAAGTGATCAAGGTGACAGAGAAGGAAACTGGAATGCTGCAAAAGCAAAAGCTGCAGGGCGTAGTCACAACCGTAGCCAAGCCGAGAAGTCGAGGATTGATCGAGTGGCAGCCAGTGAGGGTCGGGCCGACAGACCTTGGTCTAACTACAGGCATGACCATATACCTTCGTATCAGGCTCAGAATGGCCCGTCAGGGCCTAACTCGTCCCAGAGCAGCTCAGTGAACGTGGGTTATGGGATGTACCAGTTTCCGGGCCTGAACCCGAGTGGGAATGGATCCAGGGTTGTGATGGTATATCCATATGATCACAACTCCGGGTATGTATCGCCCGGGGAGCAGCTTGAGTTTGGTTCTCTTGGTCCCATGAGTAGTAGTAGTGTTGGCACAAATGATGCATTGCAATCCATTGATGGAACTCGGTTGAGGAGAGCATTTGAGGATCAAAGATTTCATGGAACCTCTGCACAACAGTCTTCTTCGCCAGATCAACCATTGTCCCCTCACTTCCAAAG GAGGATTTGA